The following nucleotide sequence is from Streptomyces brevispora.
GCTGCTCACCCTGTCGCGCGCCGACTTCGCGGCCGTGGCGTCCACGGCGCCGAGTCTCCGAGGACACCTCGAAGCGTTCGCATCGCGTTCCGACCGGCGTCAGAACCATCGCGGCGAGGCGGAGATCGCCATGTCGGCCGGCCACGTCGGCGAGCACGAGCTGCCCGGCGCGTTCGCCGACTACGAACTGAATCCGCGCGAGTACGAACTCTCGGTCGCCCAGACCATCCTGCGGATCCACACGAGGGTCGCCGACCTCTACAACGGTCCGATGAACCAGACCGAGGAACAGCTCAGGCTCACCATTGAGGCGCTGCGCGAGCGCCAGGAGCACGAGCTGATCAACAACCGGGAGTTCGGCCTGCTCCACAACGCCGACTTCAAGCAGCGCATCCAGACGCACTCCGGGCCGCCCACCCCGGACGACCTGGACGAACTGCTTTGTCGTCGCCGCGGTTCCAAGTTCTTCCTCGCGCACCCCCGGACGATCGCGGCGATCGGGCGCGAGTTCAACTCGCGCGGGCTCTATCCGGACCACGTGGACCTCGGCGGTCAGCAGGTGCCGGCCTGGCGCGGGGTCCCGATCCTCCCCTGCAACAAGATCCCCGTCACACCGGAGAAGACCAGCTCAATCCTCGTCATGCGTACCGGCGAGGAGAACCAGGGTGTCATCGGGCTGCACCAGACCGGCCTGCCGGACGAGTACGAACCGGGTCTTTCGGTCCGTTTCATGGGACTTGACGAGAAGGCGATCACGTCCTACCTCGTCACCACCTACTACTCCGCCGCCATCCTCGTGCCGGACGCGGTCGGCGTGCTGGAGAACGTGCAGATCGCCCGCTGGCCCAAGTAGCGGGACCGGCCCGCTCGGCGTGGTGCGACGCCCCGGACCGCCAGGGGCGGCCTCGCGCGCCCGGAAGCCTTCGAACAGCCGCCCACCCCACCAAGGAGCCATGGATGCCCGCGCCTGAGCTGCCACCTCCGCAGTCGAGCCTGCCCGAGGCCGCTTCCCACTTCGGGGCGCACATTCTCGACGCTGCCTCGGCCCGCGCCCGCGACATCAAGGCCGCCACCGGCGGCGCACCCCGCGTGCCCTCCCTGCCCGCCCCGCCTGCGATGTCCGCGCCCACCCTGCCCATCCCCGGCGCACCGGCAGTCAAGACGTCGGCAGCGAGCGCCGGCCTGGAACGGATCCTGCGCGGACCCGATGGCCTGGGCACGGGGAGCCTGCGCATGATCCTGCGGGAGGAGACCCCGACGCCGGCTGCCGCCCCGGCGGAGGGAATCCCGATCCCTGGCCTCTACTACCACCCGATTCCCGAACCCGACCCGGTACGGGTCGAGGAGGTCAGCCGAAGGATCAAGTCCTGGGCATTGGACGAGGTCGCCCTGTATCCCGACGACTGGGAGGAGGAGTTCGACGGCTTCTCCGTGGGCCGCTACATGGTCGGTTGCCATCCTGACGCGCCCACCGTCGATCACCTGATGCTCGCCACACGCCTGATGGTGGCGGAGAACGCGGTGGACGACTGCTACTGCGAGGACCACGGTGGGTCACCCATCGGCCTGGGCGAGCGGCTGCTGCTGGCGCACACCGCCCTTGACCCCCTGCATACGGCGGAGGAGTACCAGCCGGGATGGGCGAAGTCGCTCCACGCGGACGCGCCCCGGCGCGCCTACCGCTCCGCCATGGAGTACTTCGTACGAGCGGCGGGCCCCTCCCAGGCGGACCGGCTCCGGCACGACATGGCCCGGCTGCACCTGGGATACCTCGCCGAAGCGGCCTGGGCCCAGTCGGAGCACGTTCCGGAGGTGTGGGAGTACCTGGCGATGCGTCAGTTCAACAACTTCCGCCCCTGTCCCACCATTACCGACACCGTCGGCGGCTACGAACTCCCGGCGGACCTGCACGCCCAGGCAGCCATGCAGAAAGTCATCGCTCTGGCGGGGAACGCCACGACCATCGTGAACGACTTGTACTCGTACACCAAGGAACTCGACGCTCCGGGCCGGCACCTGAACCTGCCCGTCGTGATTTCCGAGCGTGAGGGACTCACCGACCGGGATGCCTATCTGAAGTCGGTCGATATTCACAACGAGCTCATGCGCGACTTCGAGACCGCGGCCGCAGACCTGGCCGTCGCCTGCCCCGTACTGAGCGTGCAGCGCTTCCTGCGGGGCGTGGCCGCTTGGGTGGACGGCAATCACCACTGGCACCAGTCCAACACCTATCGCTACAGCCTGCCCGACTTCTGGTAAGAGAATGGACTCATCCGTGACCAACACCGAACTCACCACCGCCCCCACCTCTACCTCCGTGCGCATCCCCCGCCCGGCGACGCCCTACCAGGGGGATATCGCCCGCTACTGGGACGGGGAGGCCAGGCCGGTGAACCTGCGTCTCGGCGATGTCGACGGCCTCTACCACCACCACTACGGCATCGGTGAGGTCGACCACTCCGCACTCGGCGACACCGAGGACAGTGCGAGCGAGAAGAGGCTGATCTCCGAGCTCCACCGACTGGAGTCGGCGCAGGCCGAGTTCCTCCTGGGGAACCTCGGTGACATCAAGCGTGACGACACCCTGGTGGACGCCGGCTGCGGCCGCGGCGGGTCGATGGTGATGGCGCACCAGCGCTTCGGATGCAAGGTCGAAGGTGTCACGCTGTCGGCCAAGCAGGCCGACTTCGCCAACGGGCGTGCCCATGAGCTCAGTTTGCAGGACCATGTCCGCGCCCGCGTCTGCAATATGCTCGCCATGCCGTTCGAGACCGGGTCGGTCGCGGCATCGTGGAACAACGAGTCGAGCATGTACGTCGACCTCCACGACCTCTTCGCCGAACACTCCCGCATCCTTGAGGTCGGCGGTCGCTACGTGACCATCACCGGCTGCTGGAACCCGCGGTACGGCCAGCCTTCGAAGTGGGTCTCGCAGATCAACGCGCACTTCGAGTGCAACATCCACTCGCGCCGGGAATACCTCCGGGCCATGGCCGACAACCGCCTCGTGCCGCAGGCCGTCATCGACCTCACTCCCGACACCCTGCCCTACTGGGAGTTGCGGGCTACGTCCTCGCTGGTCACGGGAATCGAGGACGCGTTCATCAACTCCTACAGGGACGGGTCCTTCCAGTACCTCCTCATCGCGGCCGACCGCGTCTGACCGGAGCGCGGCCGGGCGATTCCGTATCACCGTCACAGGTGGGCGGGATCGCCCAGGGCGCTTCACCGGACCATCCGAACTGGCCGTCCACAAGGCCGGGGAATAGCTTGGCCCCCGACGCGGCCGAGGTACCTCCGATGGGTGGGATGGGCCTATGCGCAGCAGAGCCGTACTCCCCAGCGACGCCCGGAATCCGCCGGGTCCGGGCTACAAGTGGATCGCCCTGTCGAACACCACGCTGGGTGTGCTGATCGCGACGATCAACCTCTCGATCATCCTCATCGCTCTGCCGGACATCTTCCGCGGCATCGGAGTGGACCCCCTGCAGCCGGGCAACACGAGTCTGCTGCTCTGGCTGATCATGAGCTACATGGTCGTCACCGCGGTCCTGGTGGTGAGCTCCGGCCGGCTGGGCGACATGTACGGCCGGGTCAGGATGTACAACCTGGGGTTCGCGGTCTTCACGGTGTTCTCCGTACTGCTCTCGGTGACCTGGATGCACGGCACGGCCGGCGCCCTGTGGCTGATCGGGATGCGGGTACTCCAGGGAGTCGGTGGAGCGATGCTGATGGCGAACTCGAACGCCATCCTCACCGACGCCTTCCCGCCCCGGCAGCGCGGTCTCGCTCTGGGGCTCAATCAGGTCGCAGCCGTCGCGGGGTCGTTCATGGGACTGGTGCTGGGTGGGCTGCTCGGCCCCTTCGACTGGCATCTGGTGTTCCTGGTCTCCGTGCCGATCGGCCTGTTCGGAACCGTCTGGGCCTATCTGAAGCTGCACGACACCGGAGTCCGCACCCCGGCCCGGCTCGACCGGTGGGGGAACCTGACCTTCGCGGTCGGCCTGATCGCCGTACTGTCCGGCATCACCTACGGCCGGTGCGCAATCTGCTTGGCCCGGAATCACTGGCGCGTCTGCCCATCAGCCACGCCGACTACCTCACCGGACGGGCGTTCTTCCCGAAGCTGATCTCCGAACCGTTCGAGCAGGGCCTCTCCGTCGCCTTCGACTTCGCCATCGCGGCGTGCCTGGTGGCCGCAGTCGTCTCGCTGCTCCGCGGCGGCCGCTACGTCCACGGCGAGACGGCGACGACGAAGGCATGACACCCGCGGTCCACCGCCCGCCGGGGACCGGGCGGGGCCGACGCGATGCGGCGCTACCACGACCTGACGCGCCTGGACCCCGGCGCCCATGGGCCCGGCGTGCTCACCACGAACTACGGGCAGGCGCGGGCGGCTCTCCAGGAGGTGGCAGGCCGGACGAAGGAGCCCGCGCCGCGCACCCTGCTGGACCGACTGACCCGCAATCTCGACATTGCTCTGGCCGACATGAGGATCGGACTGGCACCGGCCGGCAGCGCCGAACTGGACGCCGCACGCCGGGAGTACCGGGCACTCGTGCACCGCGACCGGTTCAACGGCATCTGCCTGCCCAACATGCTGGCATGGGGGCGCTGGAACGGTCCGGACGGCCAGTCACCCTACGACGACGCCCGGATCCGCCAGGATGTGGTCGACACCTACGCGAGCCCCGCGCTCGGGTTCGGTGATCCGGGGTTCCTGGTGCTCGAACGGGCCGGTGACCCGGTGCCGTTCGACGTGGAGGCCCAGGACGTCGACTTCGCCGGCCACACCGTCCACTGGACGGCCACCGCGCCCGACGGCGTCGTCCTGGAGCCGTCGAGCGGCACGCTGAAGGTGCGCGGCACCCGGGGCGCCACCGCGCGGGTCGCCGGACGGGCCACCGCGGACGCGGCGGCCGGGTCGCACCCGGTCACACTGGAGTTCCGGCTGGCCGACGGGACGCGGCTGGTCCCCTCCCGGGTGGAGACCGACATCCGCTGACCAGCACGGCCCGCCCCGGCATCCGGACGCCGGGGGCGGGCCCGGCCGTCCGTCCCTGGCCACCCCTGCGCACCCTGGCTCAGCTGAAGAGCTTGGCCACGAACGCGGAGAGATTGGCCGAGGTGCGGGCGATCTGCTCCTCCACCGTCAACGACTCCTGGAAGCGGGCACCGGCGGCCACGGCCTTCTTCCCCCGGACGTAGAGCGAGCAGGCCAGATCGGTGCACATGTACAGGCCGACCGAATTGCCCTCGCGCCCTGCCGGCCCGGCCTTGCGGGCGGTCATCAGGGAAACCCCGCTGCCCGGGTGCGTGGTCAGACAGAGCGAGCACATGCTGCGGTGCAGAAAGCCGCGCTGCTGGGAGGGGAAGCGGAGCGTGATGCCCGCCGGCCGGCCGTCGTGCTCGGTGACGATGTAGCTGCGCCCGGGAGCGGAAAGGTCACGCCAGCCGAGGAAGTCCAGGTCCTCCCACGGCAGGTCCTCGAAATCGCGGGGGAGCGGCAGACGCTTGGCTTCCCCCTTGGAGCAGTTGACGAACGATGTGCGGATGTCCTGCTCGGTCACGGCCTTCATGCAACCGACGCTAACTCTGCCTATGACCCCTAGGCAAATGAATAAATGATTTAGGGGTTCACCTGCGTATCCTCGGGCAGTACGGCCAGTCGGTGCACGGGCGGGTGCTCGATGCCGAGATCGGGGCGCCAGGCCGCGAGGATCTGGGCCGATGGGTCGAACAACGGCGTCGGCAGGGCCTCGGGCCGGGTCCACCGCCAGCTGCTGATGAGATGGGGTTCGGTCACCTGCGGACTGCCCGAATCCACCGCGACCAGTGCGGCCATCGTCACCCGGTTGATGCCGCCGACCGCGTCGTGCAGCATCGAGAAGATGCTCATGTCGCGCTCGGCGACCTCCAGCCCCGTCTCCTCCCGGAGCTCCCGCACCGCCGCCGCCGCGATGGACTCGTGCGTCGGATCGACCTTCCCGCCGGGCAGTTCCCAGGTGCCGCTGTGGTGCCGGCCGAGCAGGATGCGCCCCTGTGCGTCCTGCACGATCACTCCCACGCCCAACGCGGCCTGGGCCAGTGGCGGCCGGG
It contains:
- a CDS encoding family 2B encapsulin nanocompartment shell protein — encoded protein: MTVDSSSDARLELPRQSSLGTAAARNLATTTKSAPQMQEITSRWLLRMLPWVETKGGAYRVNRRLSYTVGDGRVDFVQDGADVRVIPQELGELAFLRGFDDIEVLTALADRCVQREFRIGEALVERGAPADQLHLIAHGRIGRTSVGNYGDEVHLDVLADGDRLGEHALLDEDARWEHTATAETAGTLLTLSRADFAAVASTAPSLRGHLEAFASRSDRRQNHRGEAEIAMSAGHVGEHELPGAFADYELNPREYELSVAQTILRIHTRVADLYNGPMNQTEEQLRLTIEALRERQEHELINNREFGLLHNADFKQRIQTHSGPPTPDDLDELLCRRRGSKFFLAHPRTIAAIGREFNSRGLYPDHVDLGGQQVPAWRGVPILPCNKIPVTPEKTSSILVMRTGEENQGVIGLHQTGLPDEYEPGLSVRFMGLDEKAITSYLVTTYYSAAILVPDAVGVLENVQIARWPK
- a CDS encoding family 2 encapsulin nanocompartment cargo protein terpene cyclase; the encoded protein is MPAPELPPPQSSLPEAASHFGAHILDAASARARDIKAATGGAPRVPSLPAPPAMSAPTLPIPGAPAVKTSAASAGLERILRGPDGLGTGSLRMILREETPTPAAAPAEGIPIPGLYYHPIPEPDPVRVEEVSRRIKSWALDEVALYPDDWEEEFDGFSVGRYMVGCHPDAPTVDHLMLATRLMVAENAVDDCYCEDHGGSPIGLGERLLLAHTALDPLHTAEEYQPGWAKSLHADAPRRAYRSAMEYFVRAAGPSQADRLRHDMARLHLGYLAEAAWAQSEHVPEVWEYLAMRQFNNFRPCPTITDTVGGYELPADLHAQAAMQKVIALAGNATTIVNDLYSYTKELDAPGRHLNLPVVISEREGLTDRDAYLKSVDIHNELMRDFETAAADLAVACPVLSVQRFLRGVAAWVDGNHHWHQSNTYRYSLPDFW
- a CDS encoding geranyl diphosphate 2-C-methyltransferase — translated: MTNTELTTAPTSTSVRIPRPATPYQGDIARYWDGEARPVNLRLGDVDGLYHHHYGIGEVDHSALGDTEDSASEKRLISELHRLESAQAEFLLGNLGDIKRDDTLVDAGCGRGGSMVMAHQRFGCKVEGVTLSAKQADFANGRAHELSLQDHVRARVCNMLAMPFETGSVAASWNNESSMYVDLHDLFAEHSRILEVGGRYVTITGCWNPRYGQPSKWVSQINAHFECNIHSRREYLRAMADNRLVPQAVIDLTPDTLPYWELRATSSLVTGIEDAFINSYRDGSFQYLLIAADRV
- a CDS encoding FBP domain-containing protein, which codes for MKAVTEQDIRTSFVNCSKGEAKRLPLPRDFEDLPWEDLDFLGWRDLSAPGRSYIVTEHDGRPAGITLRFPSQQRGFLHRSMCSLCLTTHPGSGVSLMTARKAGPAGREGNSVGLYMCTDLACSLYVRGKKAVAAGARFQESLTVEEQIARTSANLSAFVAKLFS
- a CDS encoding nucleotide triphosphate diphosphatase NUDT15, which codes for MDRDPAQIPARNSRPPLAQAALGVGVIVQDAQGRILLGRHHSGTWELPGGKVDPTHESIAAAAVRELREETGLEVAERDMSIFSMLHDAVGGINRVTMAALVAVDSGSPQVTEPHLISSWRWTRPEALPTPLFDPSAQILAAWRPDLGIEHPPVHRLAVLPEDTQVNP